One Heterodontus francisci isolate sHetFra1 chromosome 3, sHetFra1.hap1, whole genome shotgun sequence DNA window includes the following coding sequences:
- the casp8ap2 gene encoding CASP8-associated protein 2 isoform X1: protein MDSNDGNNNVDYLYGDLLQQISFVSPVKTDSENSVDIYDGLDTDDQGGGQSASRDTAGKSKPAKDCFDLYEEILTEETTAKEISLKEFQQKSIERERKVEELLQKLHEVQTQNSSLSNENTQLKKNISALIKTARLEIVRKDEEINRLNRRQSMNWIGKPGLHRYHNQSHHPPGSFNVPTMPQTDDKYPSPILPCPPRPANIERCELTAHLNEARDCFQDGALRDATKILEPKRQCNLQKSLSNPHPLLCGESSSKSYPHTDKEPSHRQNVVTDKAILFSCDERRRVEKINGEHFGKHVSAEKLNSSIAELSSTRNKNKELNFPEKIDRVEQTPRSARPHSELRGPGRHSPENSDKIKYRFSQDTLVTCSKDSPDIRDKRNHAEKEERHKEKDTRRSDPRERELKMDRKKDQRNNREDGKDKQRNDKLRSRPNEKEREPERWRLEKTRDHSKLTDPASPRKSSRQNTCTVVEHIAGERRERKIESKNSAKERSTEDSRDRRSKHSNWKVHDDVSKDSAKQNGKNDDRSLKKGESRKEEKGKSEHKDRRDRSISRRSSKDVGYCVKRDEQHRGEKGKTRLSESNKRMIEIPCANEVQKRAEETVHGNSTANVPTPTDKQNSIRDTDPKLQFMETLQLTVSPVKRSSTVLCEVGDEMQFSKLLSEDEVVGFAERTASASEEAGLNFERISNKSDEAPAMNTSCKSTESPVGEFESHAPQGSQKPSALEMVQSPQLVEGEGCQVILVEDAPPQAMESDCTVDDSEKLAPIVVETMGTVEVISEAIYEVTESSVPLMEINSTETEEHAESLRSPSEVNNEYVGEMNEKSPQLTEADCITVDGQSGSSDCPMEINSTFKNEKIVSLSVDGKPEDSGQSVDVSAAAVEEWTGNSEPDFTGFELQPPYGSAVDSSATVTKTPVKNFGIPDDQEESSIQSIDFTYIGCIPEPISPLTSPLRPVRPSTLESSGIQAERDVDQKDSAARVQGGCSPRRCTLELNKENQEPLCEAGGKAPEISIERSFSEEIEEGEIVSDEEECVPEVQKPASNIQVEKESDNKEKGNPGKSAHSKETRLVNPDVSTLNCSSEALTKTKSGKKRGKSEAMSSDQNTEGLRLSLSSSVERNHIKSSVSDLMEALMVTRKSIRQKYMKLHKQFEIHRFQRIIEIASAEFTSVVKKSTFPKSRQPLKTSICTVIENILSQAKCNGIVNSIFSQQATNMKEKLWMFVEKQLDFMFDKVREMFISCESISLELALEEKRKNEKIIKKRKKNTVAKYLMNKVDDKLPKLKRSPSSEPSLANNLPGKKNSSKNKPSSDDRKRKGTKVLNKYSKNSVEFSAGGISKEDSRGPCTKDKNALSVTQMNSNTSSDAPINSSTAKDCHDKTELGILTEQQASTLTFNLVSDAQMGEIFKCLLQDSDLLEQGISTLECNSWPIPEKVRLDIGTQLSGNDSTSEKAAPVSQADAVSWPPVTPNKRTVGLRPPLDLDILDESCMLEIPDKVVQTKDSVISPPEDSNSQKLIESNSVLQMRSSVSSILMEDLAVSLTVPSPLKSDGQISFLTSQIGESLHDGVNEAILAAHYSESAVLDEEDASEQDIHLALDSDNSSSRSSNSSTWNKQISSSAFQYQLHPPMQAVVMEKSNDHFIVTIRCRPPDAESSQQSSPSAAVREKPASELGLSGNHCMKTVNETAASCRNVDTVLGNQDHAISESLPSQSLIVEHPVDNIKNLEELGIDVDMKLPHSEGDHPSIENHVAVKPSLENSSDNAQSVIISTKPTCAATVSQQGTSGNRKRKSNVKVDSVMKRTRKENELLKSNKRKDKQTKGKRSSSSVKKALSSKTIVTPKKTMDNSSQSIAKSPSTSLPAKNVIKKNGEVVVTWTREDDRAILLDCQQKGTNEETFGYIAGKLHRSPHQVSERFYRLMKLFKKSENMNN from the exons ACAATCAATGAATTGGATTGGAAAACCAGGACTTCATCGTTACCATAATCAGTCCCATCATCCGCCTGGGTCATTCAATGTTCCAACTATGCCACAGACTGATGACAAATATCCCAGTCCTATTCTTCCATGTCCACCCAGACCTGCAAATATTGAACGCTGCGAGCTGACTGCTCATTTAAACGAAGCGAGAGATTGTTTCCAAGATGGGGCACTGAGAGATGCAACTAAAATTTTAGAACCAAAGAGACAATGTAATTTACAAAAATCTCTTTCCAACCCCCATCCACTCCTATGCGGAGAATCTTCTAGTAAGTCTTACCCACATACAGATAAAGAACCGTCCCATCGACAAAATGTAGTGACGGATAAAGCAATACTTTTTTCTTGTGACGAAAGAAGAAGAGTTGAGAAAATAAATGGTGAGCATTTTGGTAAACATGTAAGTGCTGAAAAGTTGAACAGTTCTATCGCTGAGCTGTCAAGCACTCGAAATAAGAATAAAGAACTCAATTTTCCAGAAAAGATTGATAGAGTTGAACAAACTCCTCGAAGCGCAAGGCCACATTCAGAATTGAGAGGCCCAGGTCGGCACAGTCCAGAAAATAGTGACAAGATTAAGTATCGCTTTAGTCAGGATACACTTGTCACTTGTTCAAAAGATAGTCCAGATATAAGAGACAAGAGGAACCATGCTGAAAAGGAGGAGAGACATAAAGAGAAAGATACAAGAAGAAGTGACCCCAGGGAGAGAGAACTGAAAATGGACAGAAAAAAAGACCAGAGAAATAATCGAGAAGATGGCAAAGATAAGCAAAGAAATGACAAATTGAGAAGTCGGCCAAATGAAAAGGAAAGAGAACCAGAGAGGTGGCGATTGGAAAAAACTAGAGATCATTCCAAATTGACAGATCCTGCAAGCCCTCGAAAAAGCTCTAGACAAAACACTTGCACGGTAGTGGAGCACATTGCTGGAGAAAGAAGAGAACGGAAGATTGAGAGCAAGAACTCAGCAAAGGAGAGGAGCACTGAGGATAGCAGAGACCGAAGAAGTAAGCATTCAAATTGGAAAGTGCATGATGATGTCTCCAAGGACAGTGCTAAACAAAATGGTAAAAATGACGACAGGAGCCTAAAAAAAGGTGAAAGCAGAAAGGAGGAAAAGGGTAAATCTGAGCACAAAGATCGAAGAGACCGCAGCATTAGCAGACGTTCTTCAAAGGATGTAGGTTACTGTGTTAAGAGAGACGAGCAGCATCGTGGTGAAAAAGGCAAAACTAGATTATCTGAGAGTAATAAAAGGATGATAGAAATACCTTGTGCAAATGAAGtgcagaagagagcagaagaaacaGTACATGGTAATAGCACGGCTAACGTGCCAACGCCAACAGATAAACAAAACTCAATAAGAGACACTGATCCCAAATTGCAGTTCATGGAAACATTGCAGCTTACTGTTTCTCCTGTGAAAAGGTCATCCACTGTTCTGTGTGAAGTAGGTGATGAAATGCAGTTCAGCAAGCTGCTCAGtgaggatgaggtggtggggttTGCTGAAAGAACAGCCTCTGCATCTGAGGAAGCCGGCTTAAATTTTGAGAGAATTTCTAACAAATCTGATGAAGCTCCAGCAATGAACACGAGCTGTAAATCCACTGAGTCGCCAGTGGGAGAATTTGAGAGTCACGCCCCTCAAGGCAGTCAGAAACCCTCTGCACTTGAAATGGTGCAGTCTCCCCAACTTGTAGAGGGGGAAGGCTGTCAAGTTATTTTGGTGGAAGATGCTCCTCCCCAGGCTATGGAATCTGACTGCACTGTGGATGACTCCGAAAAGTTAGCTCCAATAGTTGTAGAGACCATGGGAACTGTAGAAGTGATCAGTGAGGCAATTTATGAAGTGACTGAAAGTTCAGTGCCACTCATGGAAATTAATAGCACTGAAACTGAAGAGCACGCAGAATCTCTAAGAAGCCCTTCAGAAGTCAATAATGAGTACGTCGGTGAAATGAATGAAAAATCTCCACAGCTTACGGAAGCTGACTGCATTACCGTTGATGGACAGAGTGGGAGTTCAGATTGCCCAATGGAAATTAACAGTACATTCAAAAATGAGAAGATTGTCTCTCTCAGCGTTGATGGAAAACCTGAAGATTCGGGGCAATCTGTGGATGTCAGTGCGGCAGCTGTTGAAGAATGGACTGGGAATTCAGAACCAGATTTTACTGGCTTTGAACTGCAGCCACCATATGGAAGTGCGGTAGATTCTTCAGCAACTGTCACCAAAACACCTGTTAAAAATTTTGGCATACCAGATGACCAGGAAGAAAGCTCCATTCAGAGCATTGATTTCACCTATATAGGGTGCATACCGGAACCAATCAGTCCATTAACCAGTCCTTTACGTCCTGTTAGACCCTCAACATTGGAGAGCTCGGGTATACAAGCAGAGAGGGACGTTGACCAAAAAG ATTCTGCAGCGAGGGTCCAAGGTGGTTGTTCTCCAAGGCGCTGCACTCTGGAGTTGAATAAAGAAAATCAGGAGCCATTGTGCGAGGCTGGAGGAAAAGCACCAGAGATTTCCATAGAACGCTCTTTTTCAGAAGAAATAGAAGAAGGGGAAATTGTAAGTGATGAAGAGGAGTGTGTACCTGAAGTGCAGAAACCAGCGAGCAACATTCAGGTGGAGAAAGAGAGCGACAACAAGGAGAAGGGTAATCCAGGTAAAAGTGCACACAGTAAAGAAACAAGACTGGTAAATCCTGATGTATCTACTCTAAACTGTTCCTCTGAAGCCTTAACCAAGACAAAGAGTGGTAAAAAACGAGGGAAATCGGAAGCAATGTCTTCAGATCAAAATACTGAAGGGTTGAGATTGTCCTTATCAAGTTCTGTGGAAAGAAATCACATTAAGTCCTCAGTCTCTGATTTGATGGAAGCATTAATGGTCACTCGAAAGAGTATCCGGCAAAAGTACATGAAGCTTCATAAGCAGTTTGAAATCCACAGATTTCAACGAATTATTGAAATTGCCTCTGCAGAATTCACCTCTGTAGTTAAAAAGTCCACTTTTCCAAAGTCCAGGCAGCCACTAAAAACCTCAATCTGTACAGTAATTGAGAACATACTGTCACAGGCCAAGTGCAATGGGATTGTAAATAGTATTTTCTCACAGCAGGCCACAAACATGAAAGAAAAATTATGGATGTTTGTGGAAAAGCAACTTGACTTTATGTTTGACAAGGTACGTGAGATGTTCATCTCTTGTGAGAGTataagtctagaattggccttggaaGAGAAAAGGAAAAATGAGAAGATAATCAAAAAACGGAAGAAAAATACAGTGGCTAAATATCTCATGAACAAAGTTGACGATAAATTGCCAAAGTTGAAGAGATCCCCTTCTTCAGAACCATCCTTGGCAAATAACTTACCAGGCAAAAAGAATTCTAGCAAAAATAAGCCATCCAGTGATGATCGCAAGCGTAAAGGAACTAAAGTATTGAACAAATATTCGAAGAATAGTGTAGAGTTTTCAGCTGGTGGTATCTCCAAAGAAGATTCTAGGGGGCCTTGCACAAAAGACAAAAATGCACTGTCTGTGACTCAGATGAACTCAAATACTTCAAGTGATGCACCAATAAATTCAAGCACTGCAAAAGACTGCCATGATAAAACTGAACTTGGCATTCTGACTGAACAACAGGCCTCTACTCTCACATTTAACTTGGTAAGCGATGCTCAGATGGGTGAGATATTCAAGTGTTTGTTACAGGACTCCGATCTTCTGGAACAAGGGATTTCAACATTGGAATGTAATTCATGGCCTATCCCAGAAAAGGTGCGGCTTGACATTGGAACACAGCTCTCCGGTAATGATTCCACTTCAGAGAAAGCTGCACCAGTGTCCCAGGCGGATGCAGTTTCCTGGCCTCCTGTTACACCAAACAAACGCACAGTTGGGTTAAGACCTCCGCTTGATCTGGATATTCTAGATGAAAGCTGCATGTTGGAAATTCCTGACAAGGTGGTGCAAACCAAagattctgtgatcagtccacctgaAGATTCAAATAGCCAGAAGCTAATTGAAAGTAATTCAGTTCTGCAAATGCGTTCCTCTGTTTCCTCTATTCTGATGGAGGATCTGGCAGTTTCTCTTACAGTCCCCTCACCTCTTAAATCAGATGGGCAGATCAGCTTCTTAACATCTCAGATTGGAGAATCTCTGCATGATGGAGTGAATGAGGCAATTTTGGCTGCACATTACAGTGAAAGTGCTGTCCTTGATGAAGAGGATGCTTCAGAACAAGATATCCACTTGGCATTGGATTCAGACAATTCCAGCAGCAGGTCGAGCAATTCTTCAACATGGAACAAACAGATTTCATCCTCTGCTTTTCAGTATCAGCTCCATCCCCCAATGCAGGCGGTCGTGATGGAAAAGTCCAATGATCATTTTATTGTTACGATAAGATGCAGGCCACCTGACGCCGAATCTAGTCAGCAAAGTTCGCCTTCTGCAGCAGTGAGAGAGAAGCCGGCATCTGAGCTGGGACTAAGCGGCAACCACTGTATGAAAACCGTTAATGAGACTGCAGCATCCTGCAGAAATGTGGATACAGTGCTTGGTAATCAGGATCATGCAATATCTGAATCGTTGCCAAGTCAGTCCTTAATTGTAGAACATCCAGTCGATAATATCAAAAACCTGGAAGAGTTGGGAATAGATGTGGACATGAAACTACCTCATTCAGAGGGAGATCATCCATCAATTGAAAATCACGTAGCTGTGAAGCCCTCACTTGAAAACTCCAGTGACAATGCTCAAAGTGTTATAATATCGACTAAGCCGACTTGTGCAGCAACTGTTTCACAGCAGGGTACTTCAGGTAACAGGAAGAGGAAGAGTAATGTGAAAGTGGATTCCGTTATGAAAAGAACACGAAAGGAGAATGAGCTTTTGAAAAGCAATAAGAGGAAAGATAAACAAACCAAGGGTAAAAGAAGCTCCTCATCAGTAAAGAAAGCTCTCAGCAGCAAAACAATAGTTACGCCAAAGAAAACAATGGACAATTCTTCCCAGTCTATAGCCAAGTCACCATCAACTAGTCTTCCCGCTAAAAATGTAATCAAGAAGAATGGTGAAGTTGTGGTTACATGGACCAG GGAGGATGATCGAGCAATACTGTTGGATTGCCAACAGAAGGGAACAAATGAAGAAACCTTTGGTTACATAGCTGGAAAACTGCATAGGTCCCCACATCAG GTTTCAGAAAGGTTCTATCGTTTGATGAAATTATTCAAAAAGTCAGAAAACATGAACAACTGA
- the casp8ap2 gene encoding CASP8-associated protein 2 isoform X2 gives MVQRERNKYHITVGRRGDTAGKSKPAKDCFDLYEEILTEETTAKEISLKEFQQKSIERERKVEELLQKLHEVQTQNSSLSNENTQLKKNISALIKTARLEIVRKDEEINRLNRRQSMNWIGKPGLHRYHNQSHHPPGSFNVPTMPQTDDKYPSPILPCPPRPANIERCELTAHLNEARDCFQDGALRDATKILEPKRQCNLQKSLSNPHPLLCGESSSKSYPHTDKEPSHRQNVVTDKAILFSCDERRRVEKINGEHFGKHVSAEKLNSSIAELSSTRNKNKELNFPEKIDRVEQTPRSARPHSELRGPGRHSPENSDKIKYRFSQDTLVTCSKDSPDIRDKRNHAEKEERHKEKDTRRSDPRERELKMDRKKDQRNNREDGKDKQRNDKLRSRPNEKEREPERWRLEKTRDHSKLTDPASPRKSSRQNTCTVVEHIAGERRERKIESKNSAKERSTEDSRDRRSKHSNWKVHDDVSKDSAKQNGKNDDRSLKKGESRKEEKGKSEHKDRRDRSISRRSSKDVGYCVKRDEQHRGEKGKTRLSESNKRMIEIPCANEVQKRAEETVHGNSTANVPTPTDKQNSIRDTDPKLQFMETLQLTVSPVKRSSTVLCEVGDEMQFSKLLSEDEVVGFAERTASASEEAGLNFERISNKSDEAPAMNTSCKSTESPVGEFESHAPQGSQKPSALEMVQSPQLVEGEGCQVILVEDAPPQAMESDCTVDDSEKLAPIVVETMGTVEVISEAIYEVTESSVPLMEINSTETEEHAESLRSPSEVNNEYVGEMNEKSPQLTEADCITVDGQSGSSDCPMEINSTFKNEKIVSLSVDGKPEDSGQSVDVSAAAVEEWTGNSEPDFTGFELQPPYGSAVDSSATVTKTPVKNFGIPDDQEESSIQSIDFTYIGCIPEPISPLTSPLRPVRPSTLESSGIQAERDVDQKDSAARVQGGCSPRRCTLELNKENQEPLCEAGGKAPEISIERSFSEEIEEGEIVSDEEECVPEVQKPASNIQVEKESDNKEKGNPGKSAHSKETRLVNPDVSTLNCSSEALTKTKSGKKRGKSEAMSSDQNTEGLRLSLSSSVERNHIKSSVSDLMEALMVTRKSIRQKYMKLHKQFEIHRFQRIIEIASAEFTSVVKKSTFPKSRQPLKTSICTVIENILSQAKCNGIVNSIFSQQATNMKEKLWMFVEKQLDFMFDKVREMFISCESISLELALEEKRKNEKIIKKRKKNTVAKYLMNKVDDKLPKLKRSPSSEPSLANNLPGKKNSSKNKPSSDDRKRKGTKVLNKYSKNSVEFSAGGISKEDSRGPCTKDKNALSVTQMNSNTSSDAPINSSTAKDCHDKTELGILTEQQASTLTFNLVSDAQMGEIFKCLLQDSDLLEQGISTLECNSWPIPEKVRLDIGTQLSGNDSTSEKAAPVSQADAVSWPPVTPNKRTVGLRPPLDLDILDESCMLEIPDKVVQTKDSVISPPEDSNSQKLIESNSVLQMRSSVSSILMEDLAVSLTVPSPLKSDGQISFLTSQIGESLHDGVNEAILAAHYSESAVLDEEDASEQDIHLALDSDNSSSRSSNSSTWNKQISSSAFQYQLHPPMQAVVMEKSNDHFIVTIRCRPPDAESSQQSSPSAAVREKPASELGLSGNHCMKTVNETAASCRNVDTVLGNQDHAISESLPSQSLIVEHPVDNIKNLEELGIDVDMKLPHSEGDHPSIENHVAVKPSLENSSDNAQSVIISTKPTCAATVSQQGTSGNRKRKSNVKVDSVMKRTRKENELLKSNKRKDKQTKGKRSSSSVKKALSSKTIVTPKKTMDNSSQSIAKSPSTSLPAKNVIKKNGEVVVTWTREDDRAILLDCQQKGTNEETFGYIAGKLHRSPHQVSERFYRLMKLFKKSENMNN, from the exons ACAATCAATGAATTGGATTGGAAAACCAGGACTTCATCGTTACCATAATCAGTCCCATCATCCGCCTGGGTCATTCAATGTTCCAACTATGCCACAGACTGATGACAAATATCCCAGTCCTATTCTTCCATGTCCACCCAGACCTGCAAATATTGAACGCTGCGAGCTGACTGCTCATTTAAACGAAGCGAGAGATTGTTTCCAAGATGGGGCACTGAGAGATGCAACTAAAATTTTAGAACCAAAGAGACAATGTAATTTACAAAAATCTCTTTCCAACCCCCATCCACTCCTATGCGGAGAATCTTCTAGTAAGTCTTACCCACATACAGATAAAGAACCGTCCCATCGACAAAATGTAGTGACGGATAAAGCAATACTTTTTTCTTGTGACGAAAGAAGAAGAGTTGAGAAAATAAATGGTGAGCATTTTGGTAAACATGTAAGTGCTGAAAAGTTGAACAGTTCTATCGCTGAGCTGTCAAGCACTCGAAATAAGAATAAAGAACTCAATTTTCCAGAAAAGATTGATAGAGTTGAACAAACTCCTCGAAGCGCAAGGCCACATTCAGAATTGAGAGGCCCAGGTCGGCACAGTCCAGAAAATAGTGACAAGATTAAGTATCGCTTTAGTCAGGATACACTTGTCACTTGTTCAAAAGATAGTCCAGATATAAGAGACAAGAGGAACCATGCTGAAAAGGAGGAGAGACATAAAGAGAAAGATACAAGAAGAAGTGACCCCAGGGAGAGAGAACTGAAAATGGACAGAAAAAAAGACCAGAGAAATAATCGAGAAGATGGCAAAGATAAGCAAAGAAATGACAAATTGAGAAGTCGGCCAAATGAAAAGGAAAGAGAACCAGAGAGGTGGCGATTGGAAAAAACTAGAGATCATTCCAAATTGACAGATCCTGCAAGCCCTCGAAAAAGCTCTAGACAAAACACTTGCACGGTAGTGGAGCACATTGCTGGAGAAAGAAGAGAACGGAAGATTGAGAGCAAGAACTCAGCAAAGGAGAGGAGCACTGAGGATAGCAGAGACCGAAGAAGTAAGCATTCAAATTGGAAAGTGCATGATGATGTCTCCAAGGACAGTGCTAAACAAAATGGTAAAAATGACGACAGGAGCCTAAAAAAAGGTGAAAGCAGAAAGGAGGAAAAGGGTAAATCTGAGCACAAAGATCGAAGAGACCGCAGCATTAGCAGACGTTCTTCAAAGGATGTAGGTTACTGTGTTAAGAGAGACGAGCAGCATCGTGGTGAAAAAGGCAAAACTAGATTATCTGAGAGTAATAAAAGGATGATAGAAATACCTTGTGCAAATGAAGtgcagaagagagcagaagaaacaGTACATGGTAATAGCACGGCTAACGTGCCAACGCCAACAGATAAACAAAACTCAATAAGAGACACTGATCCCAAATTGCAGTTCATGGAAACATTGCAGCTTACTGTTTCTCCTGTGAAAAGGTCATCCACTGTTCTGTGTGAAGTAGGTGATGAAATGCAGTTCAGCAAGCTGCTCAGtgaggatgaggtggtggggttTGCTGAAAGAACAGCCTCTGCATCTGAGGAAGCCGGCTTAAATTTTGAGAGAATTTCTAACAAATCTGATGAAGCTCCAGCAATGAACACGAGCTGTAAATCCACTGAGTCGCCAGTGGGAGAATTTGAGAGTCACGCCCCTCAAGGCAGTCAGAAACCCTCTGCACTTGAAATGGTGCAGTCTCCCCAACTTGTAGAGGGGGAAGGCTGTCAAGTTATTTTGGTGGAAGATGCTCCTCCCCAGGCTATGGAATCTGACTGCACTGTGGATGACTCCGAAAAGTTAGCTCCAATAGTTGTAGAGACCATGGGAACTGTAGAAGTGATCAGTGAGGCAATTTATGAAGTGACTGAAAGTTCAGTGCCACTCATGGAAATTAATAGCACTGAAACTGAAGAGCACGCAGAATCTCTAAGAAGCCCTTCAGAAGTCAATAATGAGTACGTCGGTGAAATGAATGAAAAATCTCCACAGCTTACGGAAGCTGACTGCATTACCGTTGATGGACAGAGTGGGAGTTCAGATTGCCCAATGGAAATTAACAGTACATTCAAAAATGAGAAGATTGTCTCTCTCAGCGTTGATGGAAAACCTGAAGATTCGGGGCAATCTGTGGATGTCAGTGCGGCAGCTGTTGAAGAATGGACTGGGAATTCAGAACCAGATTTTACTGGCTTTGAACTGCAGCCACCATATGGAAGTGCGGTAGATTCTTCAGCAACTGTCACCAAAACACCTGTTAAAAATTTTGGCATACCAGATGACCAGGAAGAAAGCTCCATTCAGAGCATTGATTTCACCTATATAGGGTGCATACCGGAACCAATCAGTCCATTAACCAGTCCTTTACGTCCTGTTAGACCCTCAACATTGGAGAGCTCGGGTATACAAGCAGAGAGGGACGTTGACCAAAAAG ATTCTGCAGCGAGGGTCCAAGGTGGTTGTTCTCCAAGGCGCTGCACTCTGGAGTTGAATAAAGAAAATCAGGAGCCATTGTGCGAGGCTGGAGGAAAAGCACCAGAGATTTCCATAGAACGCTCTTTTTCAGAAGAAATAGAAGAAGGGGAAATTGTAAGTGATGAAGAGGAGTGTGTACCTGAAGTGCAGAAACCAGCGAGCAACATTCAGGTGGAGAAAGAGAGCGACAACAAGGAGAAGGGTAATCCAGGTAAAAGTGCACACAGTAAAGAAACAAGACTGGTAAATCCTGATGTATCTACTCTAAACTGTTCCTCTGAAGCCTTAACCAAGACAAAGAGTGGTAAAAAACGAGGGAAATCGGAAGCAATGTCTTCAGATCAAAATACTGAAGGGTTGAGATTGTCCTTATCAAGTTCTGTGGAAAGAAATCACATTAAGTCCTCAGTCTCTGATTTGATGGAAGCATTAATGGTCACTCGAAAGAGTATCCGGCAAAAGTACATGAAGCTTCATAAGCAGTTTGAAATCCACAGATTTCAACGAATTATTGAAATTGCCTCTGCAGAATTCACCTCTGTAGTTAAAAAGTCCACTTTTCCAAAGTCCAGGCAGCCACTAAAAACCTCAATCTGTACAGTAATTGAGAACATACTGTCACAGGCCAAGTGCAATGGGATTGTAAATAGTATTTTCTCACAGCAGGCCACAAACATGAAAGAAAAATTATGGATGTTTGTGGAAAAGCAACTTGACTTTATGTTTGACAAGGTACGTGAGATGTTCATCTCTTGTGAGAGTataagtctagaattggccttggaaGAGAAAAGGAAAAATGAGAAGATAATCAAAAAACGGAAGAAAAATACAGTGGCTAAATATCTCATGAACAAAGTTGACGATAAATTGCCAAAGTTGAAGAGATCCCCTTCTTCAGAACCATCCTTGGCAAATAACTTACCAGGCAAAAAGAATTCTAGCAAAAATAAGCCATCCAGTGATGATCGCAAGCGTAAAGGAACTAAAGTATTGAACAAATATTCGAAGAATAGTGTAGAGTTTTCAGCTGGTGGTATCTCCAAAGAAGATTCTAGGGGGCCTTGCACAAAAGACAAAAATGCACTGTCTGTGACTCAGATGAACTCAAATACTTCAAGTGATGCACCAATAAATTCAAGCACTGCAAAAGACTGCCATGATAAAACTGAACTTGGCATTCTGACTGAACAACAGGCCTCTACTCTCACATTTAACTTGGTAAGCGATGCTCAGATGGGTGAGATATTCAAGTGTTTGTTACAGGACTCCGATCTTCTGGAACAAGGGATTTCAACATTGGAATGTAATTCATGGCCTATCCCAGAAAAGGTGCGGCTTGACATTGGAACACAGCTCTCCGGTAATGATTCCACTTCAGAGAAAGCTGCACCAGTGTCCCAGGCGGATGCAGTTTCCTGGCCTCCTGTTACACCAAACAAACGCACAGTTGGGTTAAGACCTCCGCTTGATCTGGATATTCTAGATGAAAGCTGCATGTTGGAAATTCCTGACAAGGTGGTGCAAACCAAagattctgtgatcagtccacctgaAGATTCAAATAGCCAGAAGCTAATTGAAAGTAATTCAGTTCTGCAAATGCGTTCCTCTGTTTCCTCTATTCTGATGGAGGATCTGGCAGTTTCTCTTACAGTCCCCTCACCTCTTAAATCAGATGGGCAGATCAGCTTCTTAACATCTCAGATTGGAGAATCTCTGCATGATGGAGTGAATGAGGCAATTTTGGCTGCACATTACAGTGAAAGTGCTGTCCTTGATGAAGAGGATGCTTCAGAACAAGATATCCACTTGGCATTGGATTCAGACAATTCCAGCAGCAGGTCGAGCAATTCTTCAACATGGAACAAACAGATTTCATCCTCTGCTTTTCAGTATCAGCTCCATCCCCCAATGCAGGCGGTCGTGATGGAAAAGTCCAATGATCATTTTATTGTTACGATAAGATGCAGGCCACCTGACGCCGAATCTAGTCAGCAAAGTTCGCCTTCTGCAGCAGTGAGAGAGAAGCCGGCATCTGAGCTGGGACTAAGCGGCAACCACTGTATGAAAACCGTTAATGAGACTGCAGCATCCTGCAGAAATGTGGATACAGTGCTTGGTAATCAGGATCATGCAATATCTGAATCGTTGCCAAGTCAGTCCTTAATTGTAGAACATCCAGTCGATAATATCAAAAACCTGGAAGAGTTGGGAATAGATGTGGACATGAAACTACCTCATTCAGAGGGAGATCATCCATCAATTGAAAATCACGTAGCTGTGAAGCCCTCACTTGAAAACTCCAGTGACAATGCTCAAAGTGTTATAATATCGACTAAGCCGACTTGTGCAGCAACTGTTTCACAGCAGGGTACTTCAGGTAACAGGAAGAGGAAGAGTAATGTGAAAGTGGATTCCGTTATGAAAAGAACACGAAAGGAGAATGAGCTTTTGAAAAGCAATAAGAGGAAAGATAAACAAACCAAGGGTAAAAGAAGCTCCTCATCAGTAAAGAAAGCTCTCAGCAGCAAAACAATAGTTACGCCAAAGAAAACAATGGACAATTCTTCCCAGTCTATAGCCAAGTCACCATCAACTAGTCTTCCCGCTAAAAATGTAATCAAGAAGAATGGTGAAGTTGTGGTTACATGGACCAG GGAGGATGATCGAGCAATACTGTTGGATTGCCAACAGAAGGGAACAAATGAAGAAACCTTTGGTTACATAGCTGGAAAACTGCATAGGTCCCCACATCAG GTTTCAGAAAGGTTCTATCGTTTGATGAAATTATTCAAAAAGTCAGAAAACATGAACAACTGA